One Salarias fasciatus chromosome 9, fSalaFa1.1, whole genome shotgun sequence DNA segment encodes these proteins:
- the timm21 gene encoding mitochondrial import inner membrane translocase subunit Tim21, translating into MAYTQLLRVLHRKLHTASLLSVHTCKLTQSPNRAVTTRLVFRETLPSPALRLRGFSLDCTARNQKISPEEGDKSVSRYQAGTPKLSTAQKVKEAGRDFTYLIVVLVGFGVTGALLYVVFQELFSSTSPNKVYGKAFDKVKSHPEVIGAFGEPLKCYGETTRRGRRQQVSHLEYLKDGLKHMRLKFYIEGSEPGLKGIVHSESKENPETGKYEFRYIVVEMDTYPRRTIVVEDNRSKISTDISVL; encoded by the exons ATGGCTTACACGCAGCTTTTGAGAGTCCTGCACCGAAAACTGCACACAGCCTCACTCCTCTCCGTGCACACTTGTAAACTCACGCAGAGCCCGAACAGGGCGGTGACAACACGGCTGGTCTTCAGGGAGACTCTTCCTTCACCTGCTCTGAGGCTGCGGGGCTTTTCTCTGGACTGCACAGCCAGAAATCAGAAGATCAGCCCCGAAGAGGGAGACAAGTCCGTGTCCAGGTATCAGGCTGGGACCCCCAAGCTTTCAACGGCGCAAAAAG TGAAGGAAGCTGGCAGAGACTTCACCTATTTAATCGTTGTGCTGGTTGGGTTTGGAGTGACAG GGGCGCTTCTATACGTGGTGTTCCAGGAGCTGTTTTCTTCCACAAGTCCAAATAAAGTCTATGGGAAAGCATTTGATAAAGTCAAGTCACATCCGGAG GTGATTGGTGCATTTGGAGAGCCACTGAAGTGTTATGGCGAGACGACACGTCGAGGACGGAGGCAGCAAGTCAG TCATTTGGAATACCTGAAGGATGGACTGAAGCACATGAGACTTAAGTTTTACATCGAAGGCTCTGAACCAGGCCTCAAAGGAATTGTGCATTCAGAGTCAAAGGAG AACCCTGAAACTGGCAAATATGAATTTCGTTACATAGTTGTGGAGATGGACACCTATCCTCGACGGACCATTGTTGTGGAAGACAACCGATCAAAAATATCGACAGACATTTCTGTCCTGTGA